From the genome of Clostridium sp. BNL1100, one region includes:
- the ypeB gene encoding germination protein YpeB, with protein sequence MADNGFHLNDRRRSWAVPLAVIAILALVGVSMWGYYQNRQLKRLQVLMTNQYNRAFVDLSDYVDNVEALMAKSLVTSTPVSTSKMLEEVWRQSNLAQTNMGQLPVAPPILEKTSNFLTQAGDMAYSLNNKTMNGIPLNDKEYDALKKLHGYAVSLQKNLQGIETQVIQGKMSWGNYAKKGNFLMASKSKDPQASQFENIDKTFQEYPTLIYDGPYSDHMLKSKPQGLGNKKVTVSEAKNIAVNFIGKDRVSGVKQLENNDLGNIKTYRFKVSYKNEKDSESAEVEVTQQGGQVYLMLRNRDIGKDTVNMEKAKKLAKDYLSTKGYKNMVDTYYQKVDGTAVISYAYKQGGVIVYPDLIKVKIALDNGEIIGVEAKGYLYNHKVRSIPKTTLTLEQARSKVNNRIKIDRQGEAIIPTNFKTEKYCYEFMGKVDGRNFIIYINALTGAEEDVLMLVSTPEGTLTM encoded by the coding sequence ATGGCTGATAATGGCTTTCATTTAAATGATAGAAGAAGATCATGGGCAGTACCCCTTGCGGTTATAGCGATACTGGCTCTAGTAGGGGTATCAATGTGGGGATACTATCAGAACAGGCAGTTAAAAAGATTACAGGTTTTAATGACAAACCAGTATAACAGGGCTTTTGTTGATTTATCTGATTATGTTGATAATGTTGAGGCCCTAATGGCAAAATCTTTGGTTACTTCAACACCCGTAAGTACATCAAAAATGTTGGAAGAGGTGTGGAGGCAGTCAAATCTCGCGCAAACGAATATGGGGCAGCTTCCGGTAGCACCCCCAATACTTGAAAAGACATCCAACTTTTTAACACAAGCGGGTGATATGGCATATTCCCTTAATAACAAAACTATGAATGGTATTCCTTTGAATGACAAAGAGTATGATGCCCTGAAAAAGCTTCACGGGTATGCGGTTTCTCTCCAAAAGAACCTGCAGGGAATCGAGACTCAGGTTATTCAGGGGAAAATGTCATGGGGTAATTATGCTAAAAAAGGTAATTTTTTGATGGCTTCTAAGTCAAAAGATCCTCAGGCAAGTCAGTTTGAGAATATTGACAAAACCTTTCAGGAGTATCCCACTCTTATATACGATGGTCCCTACTCAGACCATATGCTTAAATCAAAGCCTCAGGGATTAGGCAATAAAAAAGTTACGGTATCAGAGGCTAAAAATATTGCTGTAAACTTTATAGGCAAAGATAGGGTCAGCGGTGTAAAGCAGCTTGAAAATAATGACCTTGGTAACATTAAAACATACAGGTTTAAAGTTTCATACAAAAATGAAAAGGACAGCGAGTCCGCAGAGGTTGAAGTTACTCAGCAAGGTGGACAGGTTTACCTTATGTTGAGGAACAGGGATATCGGCAAAGACACTGTAAATATGGAAAAAGCAAAGAAATTGGCTAAAGACTACTTGTCCACAAAGGGATATAAGAATATGGTGGACACCTATTACCAAAAGGTTGATGGTACAGCTGTTATCAGTTATGCATACAAGCAGGGTGGGGTAATTGTTTACCCTGATCTTATCAAGGTCAAAATTGCGCTGGATAATGGAGAAATAATAGGTGTTGAGGCAAAGGGTTATCTATATAACCATAAAGTAAGAAGTATTCCTAAAACAACTCTTACGTTAGAGCAAGCTCGTTCAAAGGTTAATAACAGGATTAAAATAGACAGGCAGGGAGAAGCGATCATACCAACTAATTTTAAGACTGAAAAATATTGTTATGAGTTTATGGGCAAGGTGGATGGACGTAATTTTATTATATACATCAACGCTTTGACCGGAGCAGAAGAGGATGTACTAATGCTTGTATCAACACCTGAAGGTACTCTTACTATGTAA
- a CDS encoding MarR family transcriptional regulator, with amino-acid sequence MNLLLIKVGAIHRRRSANEFMKEELSSGQPRMLNYLFQNNGCIQREIAVDFNMEPASITSVLNSMEKAGLIVRKPVSGDKRALEVWLTDKGYEKKKVVDDIFIKMEGICFQGFNEREKNEAKDYLIKIYNNMLNWERENK; translated from the coding sequence TTGAACTTGCTTCTTATAAAGGTTGGGGCAATACACAGAAGAAGATCAGCGAACGAATTTATGAAAGAAGAGCTTTCATCCGGCCAACCAAGAATGTTAAACTATTTATTTCAAAATAATGGGTGTATACAGAGAGAGATAGCCGTTGACTTTAATATGGAACCTGCATCCATAACAAGTGTTTTAAACAGCATGGAAAAAGCGGGACTTATAGTCAGGAAGCCTGTCAGCGGAGATAAACGTGCACTTGAAGTGTGGCTTACTGACAAGGGATATGAAAAGAAGAAGGTTGTAGATGATATATTCATAAAGATGGAAGGCATATGCTTTCAAGGATTTAATGAGAGGGAAAAAAATGAGGCAAAGGACTATCTGATAAAGATTTACAATAATATGTTAAACTGGGAGAGGGAAAATAAATAG
- the def gene encoding peptide deformylase: protein MALRNIRTVEDEVLRKKCRPVEEVNDKIRELLKDMADTMYNTGNGAGLAAPQVGILKRAIVIDMGDGLINLVNPEILEQKGSQEVIEGCLSIPGKWGKVIRPAEVKVRALNEKGEEVVITGKKEMAKCLCHEIDHLDGILFTDKVTEYIEE, encoded by the coding sequence ATGGCATTAAGGAATATTCGCACTGTGGAGGATGAAGTTTTACGTAAAAAATGCAGGCCGGTGGAGGAAGTTAATGATAAGATACGAGAGCTGTTAAAGGATATGGCGGATACCATGTACAATACAGGCAATGGAGCAGGACTGGCAGCACCTCAGGTAGGTATTCTTAAGAGGGCTATTGTAATAGATATGGGTGACGGCCTGATAAATTTAGTGAATCCCGAAATTTTAGAGCAAAAAGGATCTCAGGAGGTAATTGAGGGATGTCTGAGTATCCCCGGCAAGTGGGGAAAGGTCATAAGACCTGCTGAAGTCAAAGTTAGAGCATTAAATGAAAAAGGTGAAGAGGTTGTAATAACCGGTAAAAAGGAAATGGCAAAATGCTTATGTCATGAGATAGACCATCTTGACGGTATTCTTTTTACGGACAAAGTAACAGAATACATTGAGGAATAG
- a CDS encoding class I SAM-dependent methyltransferase: MENYDIVKKDFNEISDIVEERWNHNNCYFKNLMKYLSEDNELILEIGCGKGELSNLLAKRSEHVIAVDLADKMIEKAISQYGYKNIDFISKNILDMEFEENSLDAIITTATAHHLPYEWLILFALKTLKPGGKLIVLDLYKVKTFTDMFFNLLAVIPNMFMNIVYNNKIKTGDVHSREVWKRHGEHDTYMTLKDMRMLTQKHLPGAVIRRKLFWRYLMVWEK, translated from the coding sequence ATGGAAAACTATGATATAGTCAAAAAGGATTTTAATGAAATATCAGATATAGTTGAAGAAAGATGGAATCATAATAACTGCTACTTCAAAAACCTTATGAAATATCTCAGTGAGGATAATGAGCTTATTCTTGAAATTGGCTGCGGTAAAGGTGAGCTTTCAAATCTGTTGGCTAAAAGAAGCGAGCACGTTATTGCAGTTGATTTGGCAGACAAGATGATAGAAAAGGCTATTTCTCAATATGGATATAAAAATATAGATTTTATCAGTAAAAACATACTTGATATGGAGTTTGAGGAAAATAGCCTGGATGCTATAATTACTACTGCTACAGCACATCATTTACCCTACGAGTGGTTGATTTTGTTTGCCCTGAAAACCTTGAAACCCGGAGGTAAGCTTATAGTACTTGACCTTTATAAGGTAAAGACCTTTACGGATATGTTTTTTAATTTACTGGCAGTTATACCCAATATGTTTATGAACATAGTGTATAACAATAAAATTAAAACCGGTGATGTACATAGCAGAGAAGTATGGAAAAGACATGGAGAACATGATACATATATGACATTAAAAGACATGAGAATGCTTACCCAAAAGCATTTGCCCGGTGCTGTGATCAGAAGGAAGCTGTTCTGGAGATATCTTATGGTTTGGGAAAAATAG
- a CDS encoding S-layer homology domain-containing protein, producing the protein MKRTVSALILTGAVALSSTFTFAQSADNKDNKFNDISGHWCNSAVQMLMEKNVMPFTGEKFSPAKAITRGEFVSLLHDALGIQIEYFAAPQIKDYFDDVDQNAAYALDLIDLVTANIIEKGGKFNPGASISREEMIHYVMNAYKYQMGDKYALINIKPPFFSDDSEVTPEFGGDVGRAAHYKLISGSKGMFHPKANTTRGEAAVVVSKLVSLLEKQNPVVTVTPEAEIKDDSIVMKVTLKNNSKKAVSFNHSSGQKYDFKLLDSDKKILYTWSADKLFTMALMYSKIEAGESVVYTETLSGDQYKAIKDKIASMKAYVLGSSDEFTLDTQGYEVVLK; encoded by the coding sequence ATGAAAAGAACTGTTTCTGCATTAATACTGACGGGTGCTGTTGCTTTATCAAGTACATTTACATTTGCCCAGTCAGCCGACAATAAAGATAATAAATTTAATGATATATCAGGACACTGGTGTAATTCAGCGGTTCAAATGCTTATGGAGAAGAATGTTATGCCATTTACAGGTGAGAAGTTCAGTCCCGCCAAAGCAATAACCAGAGGCGAATTTGTATCCTTGCTGCATGATGCGTTAGGAATACAGATAGAATACTTTGCAGCGCCCCAGATAAAGGATTATTTTGATGATGTGGATCAGAATGCAGCTTACGCTTTGGATTTGATTGATCTTGTAACTGCGAATATTATAGAAAAGGGAGGGAAATTCAATCCCGGTGCTTCTATTTCCAGAGAGGAAATGATTCATTATGTAATGAATGCCTACAAGTATCAGATGGGTGACAAATACGCTCTCATAAATATAAAGCCTCCTTTCTTTAGTGATGACAGCGAGGTAACTCCAGAGTTCGGAGGGGATGTTGGTAGAGCTGCACATTACAAACTCATATCAGGCTCAAAGGGAATGTTTCATCCTAAGGCTAACACAACAAGGGGTGAAGCAGCTGTAGTAGTAAGTAAGCTAGTTAGCCTTCTTGAAAAACAGAACCCTGTTGTGACAGTTACACCTGAGGCGGAAATTAAAGATGATTCTATAGTTATGAAAGTAACTCTCAAAAATAACTCAAAAAAGGCAGTCAGCTTCAATCATTCGTCTGGACAAAAATATGATTTTAAACTTCTGGATTCAGATAAGAAAATACTTTACACATGGTCTGCCGACAAATTATTTACAATGGCATTAATGTACTCAAAGATAGAAGCGGGTGAATCGGTTGTTTATACTGAAACTCTAAGCGGAGATCAATATAAAGCAATAAAGGATAAAATAGCTTCAATGAAAGCTTATGTTCTTGGTAGTTCAGATGAATTTACTTTAGATACTCAAGGATACGAGGTTGTACTTAAATAG
- a CDS encoding type II CAAX endopeptidase family protein has product MENNIDEQFSSITTDENKKRLPGPVASGILFSIVTILLTFGGPILNFKNSYLKSGMGELIFILLPVVVFLIIGRYDIKRTLNLRGTRPLNYLLVVLLTLFGMPVVGVLNAITYGLIREIFGRNLPVPKVIVNDVPTLFIALLVIGVSAAVCEEVMFRGLIQNGYRKYGIAVSLGITSVLFGLLHRDIQKAVSTILLGALIGFIVYRTGSIFTGMIAHFTNNASAVILAFMASKMTGYLNGEDIQQAQSFDFSYLPTASIVIAFLFYTIIYMALVSGFVALLYAFYRSTKQDVKIMEEEAGQYELTHEKLGLPAILSMLPGLVIILFTFLYQIMKLKWG; this is encoded by the coding sequence GTGGAAAATAACATTGATGAACAGTTTTCTTCAATTACAACGGACGAAAATAAAAAAAGACTGCCAGGGCCTGTAGCCTCCGGAATTCTTTTTTCAATAGTAACCATTTTACTCACCTTTGGAGGGCCTATCCTGAATTTTAAAAACAGTTATCTAAAAAGTGGAATGGGAGAATTGATTTTTATTCTACTGCCGGTAGTGGTTTTTTTAATTATAGGAAGATATGATATAAAAAGAACGTTAAATTTAAGAGGAACCAGACCTTTGAATTATCTGCTTGTAGTGCTCTTGACATTGTTTGGAATGCCTGTGGTAGGCGTTCTCAATGCAATAACCTATGGATTGATAAGAGAAATTTTTGGACGAAACCTGCCTGTACCAAAAGTAATTGTAAACGATGTACCTACGCTTTTTATAGCTCTACTGGTTATAGGGGTTTCGGCAGCAGTTTGCGAGGAAGTTATGTTCCGTGGTCTTATACAGAACGGTTACCGCAAATATGGTATCGCTGTTTCTCTTGGAATAACATCTGTATTGTTCGGCCTTCTGCACCGTGATATTCAAAAGGCTGTAAGCACTATTCTTCTCGGTGCATTAATAGGTTTTATTGTATATAGAACAGGAAGCATTTTTACAGGAATGATCGCCCATTTTACCAATAATGCTTCGGCTGTAATTTTGGCTTTCATGGCATCTAAAATGACGGGGTATTTAAATGGAGAGGATATCCAGCAAGCACAAAGTTTTGATTTTTCATATTTGCCTACAGCTTCCATAGTAATTGCTTTCTTATTCTATACTATTATTTATATGGCTTTAGTTTCAGGCTTTGTAGCCTTGTTGTATGCATTTTACAGAAGTACAAAGCAGGATGTAAAGATAATGGAGGAAGAAGCAGGCCAATACGAATTGACACATGAAAAACTCGGGCTTCCTGCAATTCTAAGTATGCTGCCGGGACTTGTAATTATTTTATTTACATTCTTGTATCAGATAATGAAATTAAAATGGGGTTAA
- a CDS encoding ATP-binding protein yields the protein MNRDIHNIIAREYERRQKLAADIVEQRKLQIYEKIPQLREIESMINRLGIKYNRLILSISGDRSVILNELTEKIAELSATRNELLAEHNISLDCIMPPYQCEKCKDTGYITGTAGSQRCSCYRQQIISHLFAQSNVNVNGKECFDNFNEMLYPDEVNEAKYGIGISPRENINNIMKSCIEFIKNIDDPNQKNLFFNGRTGVGKTFLSFCIARELINQGRTVLYLTAPALFDIITEHKMRNYKEDEYADDKYQSIFSVELLIIDDLGTEPLSDARYAELLNILNSRQSQNTVRTCKTIISTNIGPKKLYELYTERIASRIVGYFDRLVLAGKDIRLL from the coding sequence ATGAATAGGGATATACATAATATTATTGCGAGAGAGTACGAAAGACGCCAAAAGCTTGCCGCAGATATTGTGGAACAGAGAAAACTACAGATATATGAGAAGATACCCCAGCTACGTGAAATTGAAAGTATGATTAACCGGCTGGGAATAAAATACAATAGGCTTATATTATCAATAAGCGGAGACAGGTCAGTTATTTTAAACGAACTTACTGAAAAAATAGCGGAACTTTCGGCTACCAGAAACGAATTGCTGGCAGAACATAATATAAGTTTAGATTGCATAATGCCTCCATACCAGTGTGAAAAGTGCAAGGATACGGGATATATAACTGGCACCGCAGGTTCACAGCGATGTTCCTGTTACAGGCAGCAAATTATAAGCCATTTATTTGCTCAGTCAAACGTAAATGTTAATGGCAAGGAATGTTTTGATAACTTTAACGAAATGCTTTATCCTGATGAAGTAAATGAAGCTAAGTATGGTATTGGGATATCACCAAGGGAAAATATAAATAATATAATGAAAAGTTGTATTGAGTTCATTAAAAATATAGATGATCCAAACCAGAAGAACCTTTTTTTCAACGGCCGAACCGGGGTGGGAAAAACTTTTCTATCTTTTTGTATTGCAAGAGAACTCATAAATCAGGGTAGAACAGTGTTATATCTTACAGCTCCTGCTCTGTTTGATATTATCACAGAACATAAAATGAGGAACTACAAGGAAGATGAATATGCCGATGATAAATATCAGAGCATTTTTTCTGTGGAACTGCTAATAATAGACGACCTTGGTACCGAACCGTTAAGTGATGCAAGATATGCAGAGTTATTAAATATACTAAACAGCCGACAATCTCAAAACACAGTTCGTACCTGTAAAACTATTATTTCTACAAATATAGGCCCTAAAAAACTTTATGAGCTATATACAGAGCGTATTGCTTCAAGGATTGTAGGCTACTTTGACAGATTGGTTTTAGCGGGTAAGGATATAAGACTTCTTTGA
- a CDS encoding DnaD domain protein — translation MYFEDFKSLLYSDTLVSDIFISQYMPSMDSTCVKVYIYMLFLCKHNKKVTSDELAKTLNLSLDEVKSALTSLDNLEVINWVEDKIQLSDLKEAEIKRMYRLKSISSPEQANENFEKNKSRNNTLAAINSKFFQGLMAPNWYLTIDNWFTIYKFDEDVMYTLFKYCHDNNTFHKSYIEAVATNWHRRGIQNFFDLEKYFEDMSQVRGIKGTIIKKLRLRRALTEYESEYVERWVIDYKYGFDVIELALKKTVGKTNPDFKFLNSVLTRWHDLGLVTVEEILGYENSIKTQPQSVQGTQKTKPKQSQRDNFEQREYDDDYFENFFTNTSK, via the coding sequence ATGTATTTTGAGGATTTCAAGTCATTACTTTACTCTGACACATTGGTGTCAGATATTTTTATCAGCCAGTATATGCCTTCCATGGACAGCACATGCGTAAAGGTATATATTTATATGCTGTTCCTTTGCAAACATAATAAGAAGGTAACCTCAGACGAACTTGCAAAGACTCTTAACCTTTCTCTGGATGAGGTTAAGTCCGCCTTGACCAGTCTTGATAATTTGGAAGTTATCAACTGGGTAGAAGACAAAATACAGCTCAGTGACTTAAAAGAAGCTGAAATAAAGAGAATGTATCGGTTAAAGTCAATATCATCTCCTGAGCAGGCTAATGAAAACTTTGAGAAGAATAAAAGTAGGAACAATACCCTCGCCGCAATCAATTCAAAGTTTTTTCAGGGGCTTATGGCTCCAAACTGGTATCTGACTATAGATAACTGGTTTACCATATACAAATTTGACGAGGATGTCATGTACACCCTTTTTAAATACTGCCATGACAATAATACCTTTCACAAAAGTTATATAGAGGCTGTTGCAACAAACTGGCATAGAAGGGGTATCCAGAATTTTTTTGACCTTGAAAAATACTTTGAGGATATGTCTCAGGTCCGGGGTATTAAAGGTACCATTATCAAGAAGCTTCGTCTTAGAAGGGCCCTGACAGAATACGAAAGTGAGTACGTAGAAAGATGGGTTATTGATTATAAGTACGGGTTTGATGTTATTGAACTAGCCTTGAAAAAAACCGTTGGAAAGACAAATCCTGACTTTAAGTTCCTTAACAGTGTATTAACCCGCTGGCATGACTTGGGACTGGTAACTGTTGAAGAAATACTTGGATATGAAAACAGTATTAAGACCCAGCCACAATCAGTCCAGGGCACACAGAAAACTAAGCCTAAACAGTCTCAAAGGGATAACTTTGAGCAAAGGGAATACGATGATGATTACTTTGAAAACTTTTTTACAAACACCTCAAAATAG
- a CDS encoding ammonium transporter translates to MFNSVDVIWTLIAAALVFFMQAGFAMVETGFTRAKNAGNIIMKNLMDFALGSLVFWFIGFGIMFGTSKFGIFGLPSLFATGDGVNQALPGSVFLIFQTVFCATAATIVSGAMAERTKFISYCIYSVAISVIVYPVSGHWIWGGGWLADLGFHDFAGSTAVHMVGGIAALIGAKILGPRIGKFDKNGKPKAIPGHSLTLGALGVFILWFGWFGFNPGSTVSATGDGTLISMGNIFITTNLAAAAAATVAMIITWVRYKKPDVSMTLNAALGGLVAITAGCDAVSAKGAVAIGIIAAFVVVFGIEFIDKVAKIDDPVGAIGVHGLCGATGTLMVGVFATDGGILYGGGFHYFGVQLLGIVSVAAWVVVSMAIIFTIINKTVGLRVSREEEIAGLDIEEHGLVSSYADFMPILDISESAGEAAVAIDDAVPIIHKKSDSPVGSDAKMTKIEIVTKQIKFEALKEAMNNIGVTGMTVSNVLGCGMQKGSTEYYRGVEMEIKLLPKIRVEIVICKIPVSTVINAAKKVLYTGNIGDGKIFVYDVENVVKVRTGEEGYDALQDD, encoded by the coding sequence ATGTTTAATTCAGTGGATGTAATTTGGACATTGATAGCAGCAGCACTGGTATTTTTTATGCAGGCAGGATTTGCAATGGTGGAAACAGGGTTTACCCGAGCAAAAAACGCAGGAAACATAATTATGAAAAATCTTATGGATTTTGCATTGGGCTCACTGGTTTTCTGGTTTATAGGCTTTGGCATTATGTTTGGAACCAGTAAGTTTGGGATTTTTGGATTACCGAGTCTCTTTGCCACTGGGGATGGAGTTAATCAAGCATTACCGGGTTCCGTGTTCCTTATATTTCAGACAGTGTTTTGTGCAACTGCGGCAACAATTGTCTCGGGTGCCATGGCTGAACGAACAAAGTTTATATCATACTGTATCTACAGTGTAGCAATAAGTGTGATTGTTTATCCTGTATCGGGTCACTGGATATGGGGCGGCGGGTGGTTAGCAGACTTAGGATTCCACGATTTTGCAGGGTCTACAGCGGTTCATATGGTAGGCGGAATTGCTGCTCTGATTGGTGCTAAAATTCTTGGACCCCGTATAGGAAAGTTTGATAAAAACGGAAAACCGAAGGCTATCCCGGGACATAGCCTTACATTAGGGGCTCTTGGTGTCTTTATATTATGGTTTGGATGGTTCGGCTTCAACCCCGGCTCAACAGTTTCAGCTACCGGGGATGGTACTCTTATATCAATGGGAAATATATTTATTACTACAAACTTGGCAGCGGCCGCAGCGGCAACAGTTGCAATGATTATTACATGGGTCAGATATAAAAAACCTGATGTATCCATGACTTTAAATGCTGCATTAGGAGGTCTTGTAGCAATAACTGCAGGCTGTGATGCAGTAAGTGCCAAAGGGGCTGTTGCAATTGGTATTATAGCGGCATTTGTGGTTGTATTCGGAATAGAATTTATTGACAAGGTTGCTAAGATTGATGACCCGGTTGGAGCAATTGGAGTACACGGCTTATGTGGTGCAACAGGAACTCTTATGGTTGGTGTATTTGCTACAGACGGAGGTATTTTGTATGGGGGCGGATTTCATTATTTTGGAGTACAGCTCCTTGGAATAGTTTCAGTCGCAGCATGGGTTGTTGTATCTATGGCTATTATTTTCACAATTATTAATAAGACTGTGGGGTTGAGGGTTTCACGTGAAGAGGAAATCGCCGGTCTTGATATTGAAGAACATGGCCTTGTCAGTTCGTATGCAGATTTTATGCCGATACTTGATATATCTGAGAGTGCCGGTGAAGCAGCAGTAGCCATTGATGATGCAGTACCAATTATTCATAAAAAATCAGATTCACCGGTTGGGTCCGATGCAAAAATGACTAAAATAGAAATAGTGACCAAGCAAATTAAATTTGAAGCTTTAAAGGAAGCTATGAATAATATCGGGGTAACAGGAATGACAGTATCAAACGTTCTTGGATGCGGTATGCAGAAAGGAAGTACCGAATACTACCGGGGGGTTGAAATGGAGATAAAACTTCTGCCCAAAATAAGAGTAGAAATTGTTATATGCAAAATTCCTGTTTCAACTGTAATAAATGCAGCAAAAAAAGTACTTTATACAGGCAATATAGGTGATGGAAAAATCTTTGTTTATGATGTCGAGAATGTGGTAAAAGTACGTACGGGTGAAGAAGGATATGATGCATTGCAGGACGATTAA
- a CDS encoding ferritin: MISEKMNDLLNRQVQKEFYSAYLYLGFEAYFQHQNLDGFANFFHVQVQEERDHAMKFFNYITQAGGKVKLYQVDEPEDKFNNPEEIFDHTLKHEQEVTKSIYNLVDNALAERDHGTNSFLQWFVTEQVEEEATVDKVLRKLQLIKNDPHALLMLDAELATRVYTAPVAETV; encoded by the coding sequence ATGATTAGTGAAAAGATGAATGATTTATTAAACAGACAGGTTCAGAAAGAATTTTACTCTGCTTACTTATATCTTGGTTTTGAAGCATATTTTCAACACCAGAATCTTGATGGGTTTGCAAATTTCTTCCATGTACAGGTACAAGAAGAACGCGACCATGCAATGAAGTTTTTCAACTATATTACTCAGGCAGGAGGAAAGGTCAAACTATATCAGGTAGATGAGCCCGAAGATAAATTCAATAATCCCGAGGAAATATTTGATCATACATTGAAGCATGAGCAGGAGGTTACAAAATCCATATACAATCTGGTAGATAATGCACTGGCTGAAAGGGATCACGGAACAAATTCTTTTCTCCAGTGGTTTGTAACTGAGCAGGTTGAAGAAGAAGCAACCGTTGACAAGGTTCTGAGAAAACTTCAGTTAATAAAGAACGACCCCCATGCTTTGCTCATGCTGGATGCAGAACTTGCTACCAGAGTGTACACGGCTCCTGTAGCAGAAACAGTTTAA